A window from Gymnogyps californianus isolate 813 chromosome 27, ASM1813914v2, whole genome shotgun sequence encodes these proteins:
- the EIF2D gene encoding eukaryotic translation initiation factor 2D isoform X2 produces MLPGVVVPSSGFPQVERGTLCAVTLLGNRAPVAVAVATMSTAEMLAAGMKGKGFAVLHTYMDHLWEYGDKSCPPTLAPLVTDPAEKESAEDEEEMEGKEPVISCSTDPLQHLDVGDLSLKERDSCAILMGKEELNESRAAETAEDANTEVQRDAEDSRTPQEQMDALFSQCFFHALKCKVKKSDLPLLTSTFLRSHMFSCCPAGQQLDIKKSSYKKFSKFLQCMQHQKILQVKELNKGVESIVEVDWKHPDVKAFTVPEGFSSASAALDSKSEDREQVYHAPEIIPLYGVSAKMIPLFQESGHRKGSILSSSEVRNIVINYVKTNELVDETNKNFVKVNAILCDCLLDKSEQDEISNLKWDDLLSRCLERLQPLHQVTFFGQEPIVRKGNIEPIDITIAQRSSNKKVTIIKNLELYGLDPQCVANILQQRVQASATITPVPGTKDRVQVQIQGNQIHHLAKMLLEEYQLPRKYIQGLEKAPKLGRKK; encoded by the exons AGCTCCAGTAGCAGTTGCAGTTGCCACGATGTCCACTGCGGAGATGCTGGCTGCTGGAATGAAAGGGAAGGGCTTTGCTGTGTTGCATACTTACATGGATCACCTCTG GGAATATGGTGACAAATCTTGTCCTCCTACCTTAGCTCCCTTGGTAACAGATCCTGCTGAAAAGGAGAGTGctgaagatgaggaagagaTGGAGGGGAAAGAGCCTGTCATCAGCTGCTCCACTGACCCATTGCAGCATTTGGATGTTGGTGATTTGAGCCTGAAGGAGCGAGACAGTTGTGCAATACTGATGGGAAAGGAGGAACTCaatgagagcagagctgcagaaacagctgaagaCGCCAACACAGAGGTTCAGCGGGACGCTGAAGACAGTAGGACTCCACAAG AGCAAATGGATGCATTATTTAGTCAGTGCTTTTTTCATGCcttaaaatgcaaagtaaagaAGTCGGATCTCCCTCTGCTCACCAGCACATTTCTACGCAGCCATATGTTCTCATGCTG CCCCGCTGGACAACAACTGGACATAAAGAAATCAAGCTATAAGAAG TTCTCTAAATTCCTGCAATGTATGCAGCACCAGAAGATCTTACAAGTGAAGGAGCTGAACAAAGGTGTGGAGAGCATTGTGGAAGTGGACTGGAAACATCCAGA CGTTAAAGCATTTACAGTACCTGAAggattttcttcagcttctgctgcCCTAGACAGCAAGAGTGAAGACAGAGAACAAGTGTACCATGCTCCTGAAATCATCCCGCTTTATGGGGTCTCAGCAAAAATGATCCCACTCTTTCAGGAATCTGGACACAG aaaAGGCAGCATCCTCTCAAGCAGTGAGGTGAGAAACATCGTCATTAACTATGTGAAGACTAATGAGTTGGTtgatgaaacaaacaaaaa cttTGTAAAGGTGAATGCCATTCTGTGCGACTGCCTATTAGATAAATCGGAACAAGATGAAATCTCAAACCTTAAATGGGATGACCTCTTGAGCAG GTGCCTTGAACGACTGCAGCCCTTACACCAGGTGACATTTTTTGGACAAGAACCTATTgtcaggaaaggaaacattGAGCCCATCGACATAACCATAGCACAGAGATCATCAAATAAGAAG GTGACAATTATCAAGAACCTTGAGCTGTATGGTCTAGACCCACAGTGTGTGGCCAACATTCTGCAACAAAGAGTACAAGCCAGTGCCACCATCACCCCAGTACCAGGAACAAAAGACAGAGTTCAGGTCCAGATCCAAGGCAACCAAATCCATCATCTGGCCAAGATGCTGCTAG AAGAGTACCAGCTACCTCGGAAATATATTCAAGGCCTTGAGAAGGCTCCAAAGCTTGGCCGGAAGAAGTAA